From Rhinolophus sinicus isolate RSC01 linkage group LG15, ASM3656204v1, whole genome shotgun sequence, the proteins below share one genomic window:
- the NLGN2 gene encoding neuroligin-2 isoform X4, whose amino-acid sequence MWLLVLCLVGLVGAQRGGGGPGGSAPGSLGLGSLGEERFPVVNTAYGRVRGVRRELNNEILGPVVQFLGVPYATPPLGARRFQPPEAPASWPGVRNATTLPPACPQNLHGALPAIMLPVWFTDNLEAAATYVQNQSEDCLYLNLYVPTEDDIRDSGKKPVMLFLHGGSYMEGTGNMFDGSVLAAYGNVIVATLNYRLGVLGFLSTGDQAAKGNYGLLDQIQALRWLSENIAHFGGDPERITIFGSGAGASCVNLLILSHHSEGLFQKAIAQSGTAISSWSVNYQPLKYTRLLAAKVGCDREDSAEAVECLRRKPSRELVDQDVQPARYHIAFGPVVDGDVVPDDPEILMQQGEFLNYDMLIGVNQGEGLKFVEDSAESEDGVSASAFDFTVSNFVDNLYGYPEGKDVLRETIKFMYTDWADRDNGEMRRKTLLALFTDHQWVAPAVATAKLHADYQSPVYFYTFYHHCQAEGRPEWADAAHGDELPYVFGVPMVGATDLFPCNFSKNDVMLSAVVMTYWTNFAKTGDPNQPVPQDTKFIHTKPNRFEEVVWSKFNSKEKQYLHIGLKPRVRDNYRANKVAFWLELVPHLHNLHTEVFTTTTRLPPYATRWPPRPPPGAPGTRRPPPPATLPPEPEPEPGPRAYDRFPGDSRDYSTELSVTVAVGASLLFLNILAFAALYYKRDRRQELRCRRLSPPGGSGSGVPGGGPLLPATSRELPPEEELVSLQLKRGGGVGADPAEALRPACPPDYTLALRRAPDDVPLLAPGALTLLPSGLGPPPPPPPPSLHPFGPFPAPPPTATSHNNTLPHPHSTTRV is encoded by the exons ATGTGGCTCCTGGTGCTGTGtctggtggggctggtgggggctCAACGGGGGGGAGGGGGTCCAGGCGGCAGCGCCCCCGGCAGCCTGGGCCTAGGGAGCCTCGGGGAGGAACGCTTCCCAGTGGTGAACACGGCCTACGGGCGAGTGCGCGGTGTGCGGCGCGAGCTCAACAACGAGATCCTGGGCCCCGTCGTGCAGTTCTTGGGCGTGCCCTACGCCACGCCACCCCTGGGCGCCCGCCGCTTCCAGCCACCCGAGGCCCCTGCCTCGTGGCCCGGCGTGCGCAACGCCACCACCCTGCCGCCCGCCTGCCCGCAGAATCTGCACGGGGCACTGCCCGCCATCATGCTGCCTGTGTGGTTCACCGACAACTTGGAGGCAGCCGCCACTTATGTGCAGAACCAGAGTGAAGACTGCCTGTACCTCAACCTCTACGTGCCCACTGAGGACG ATATCCGGGACTCTGGGAAGAAGCCTGTGATGCTGTTTCTGCATGGCGGCTCCTACATGGAGGGCACCGGGAACATGTTCGATGGGTCTGTCCTGGCCGCCTACGGCAACGTCATTGTAGCCACACTCAACTACCGGCTTGGGGTGCTCG GTTTTCTCAGCACCGGAGACCAGGCTGCAAAAGGCAACTATGGACTCCTGGACCAGATCCAGGCCCTACGCTGGCTCAGTGAAAACATTGCCCACTTTGGGGGCGACCCCGAGCGCATCACCATCTTTGGGTCCGGGGCAGGGGCCTCCTGCGTCAACCTTCTGATCCTCTCCCACCATTCAGAAG GGCTATTCCAGAAGGCCATTGCCCAGAGTGGCACTGCCATTTCCAGCTGGTCTGTCAACTATCAGCCGCTCAAGTACACGCGACTGCTGGCAGCTAAGGTGGGCTGTGACCGGGAGGACAGTGCTGAAGCTGTGGAGTGTCTGCGCCGGAAGCCCTCCCGGGAGCTAGTGGACCAGGATGTACAGCCGGCCCG CTACCACATCGCCTTTGGGCCCGTGGTGGACGGTGACGTCGTCCCTGATGACCCTGAGATCCTCATGCAGCAAGGAGAATTCCTCAATTACGATATGCTCATTGGTGTCAACCAAGGAGAGGGCCTCAAGTTTGTGGAGGACTCAGCAGAGAGCGAGGATGGTGTGTCCGCCAGCGCCTTCGACTTCACAGTCTCCAACTTTGTGGACAACCTGTATGGCTACCCGGAGGGCAAGGATGTGCTGAGGGAGACCATCAAGTTTATGTACACAGACTGGGCCGACCGGGACAATGGCGAGATGCGGCGTAAGACCCTGCTGGCGCTCTTTACTGACCACCAGTGGGTGGCACCAGCCGTGGCCACCGCCAAGCTGCACGCCGACTATCAGTCCCCTGTCTACTTTTACACCTTCTACCACCACTGCCAGGCTGAGGGCCGGCCCGAGTGGGCAGATGCAGCACACGGGGATGAGCTCCCCTATGTCTTTGGTGTGCCCATGGTGGGTGCCACCGACCTCTTCCCCTGCAACTTCTCTAAGAATGATGTCATGCTCAGCGCTGTGGTCATGACCTACTGGACCAACTTCGCCAAGACTGG CGACCCCAACCAGCCGGTGCCACAGGACACCAAGTTCATCCACACCAAGCCCAACCGCTTCGAGGAGGTGGTGTGGAGCAAGTTCAACAGCAAGGAGAAGCAGTACCTGCACATTGGCTTGAAGCCACGCGTGCGTGACAACTACCGTGCCAACAAGGTGGCTTTCTGGCTGGAGCTCGTGCCCCATCTGCACAACCTACACACAGAGGTCTTCACTACCACCACACGCCTGCCGCCCTACGCCACACGCTGGCCACCTCGCCCACCCCCTGGCGCCCCTGGAACACGCCGGCCCCCGCCACCTGCCACCCTGCCACCAGAACCCGAACCTGAGCCAGGCCCCCGGGCCTATGACCGCTTCCCCGGGGACTCCCGGGACTATTCCACAGAGCTGAGCGTCACTGTGGCTGTGGGcgcctccctcctcttcctcaacATCCTTGCCTTTGCCGCTCTCTACTACAAGCGGGACCGGCGGCAGGAGCTGCGATGCAGGAGGCTCAGCCCCCCAGGTGGCTCAGGCTCTGGTGTGCCTGGTGGGGGACCCCTGCTCCCCGCCACCAGCCGAGAGCTGCCACCAGAAGAAGAGCTGGTGTCACTGCAGCTGAAGCGAGGTGGTGGTGTCGGGGCGGACCCTGCTGAGGCCCTGCGCCCTGCCTGCCCACCCGACTACACCCTGGCCCTGCGCCGGGCACCGGACGATGTGCCTCTCTTGGCCCCCGGGGCCCTGACCCTGCTGCCCAGTGGCCTGGGGCCACCACCTCCTCCACcgcccccctccctccatccctttgGGCCCTTCCCCGCTCCTC
- the TMEM256 gene encoding transmembrane protein 256 — translation MAGAGAAFRRLGALSGAGALGLASYGAHGARFPDAYGKELFDKANKHHFLHSLALLGVPHCRKPLWAGLLLATGTTLFCTSFYYQALSGDPSVQTLAPVGGSLLLLGWLALAF, via the exons ATGGCCGGGGCAGGGGCTGCTTTCCGCCGCTTGGGTGCTTTGTCTGGAGCCGGGGCCTTAGGCTTGGCCTCCTACGGAGCCCACG GCGCCAGGTTTCCGGATGCCTACGGGAAAGAG CTTTTTGACAAGGCCAACAAACACCACTTCTTACACAGCCTGGCCCTGTTGGGGGTGCCCCATTGCAGAAAGCCCCTCTGG GCCGGGTTACTGCTAGCCACTGGAACCACCTTATTCTGCACCAGCTTTTACTACCAGGCTCTGAGTGGAGACCCCAGCGTCCAGACTTTGGCCCCTGTGGGAGGAAGCCTTCTACTCTTGGGCTGGCTTGCCTTGGCTTTTTGA
- the NLGN2 gene encoding neuroligin-2 isoform X3 gives MWLLVLCLVGLVGAQRGGGGPGGSAPGSLGLGSLGEERFPVVNTAYGRVRGVRRELNNEILGPVVQFLGVPYATPPLGARRFQPPEAPASWPGVRNATTLPPACPQNLHGALPAIMLPVWFTDNLEAAATYVQNQSEDCLYLNLYVPTEDDIRDSGKKPVMLFLHGGSYMEGTGNMFDGSVLAAYGNVIVATLNYRLGVLAPFLPLPPGFLSTGDQAAKGNYGLLDQIQALRWLSENIAHFGGDPERITIFGSGAGASCVNLLILSHHSEGLFQKAIAQSGTAISSWSVNYQPLKYTRLLAAKVGCDREDSAEAVECLRRKPSRELVDQDVQPARYHIAFGPVVDGDVVPDDPEILMQQGEFLNYDMLIGVNQGEGLKFVEDSAESEDGVSASAFDFTVSNFVDNLYGYPEGKDVLRETIKFMYTDWADRDNGEMRRKTLLALFTDHQWVAPAVATAKLHADYQSPVYFYTFYHHCQAEGRPEWADAAHGDELPYVFGVPMVGATDLFPCNFSKNDVMLSAVVMTYWTNFAKTGDPNQPVPQDTKFIHTKPNRFEEVVWSKFNSKEKQYLHIGLKPRVRDNYRANKVAFWLELVPHLHNLHTEVFTTTTRLPPYATRWPPRPPPGAPGTRRPPPPATLPPEPEPEPGPRAYDRFPGDSRDYSTELSVTVAVGASLLFLNILAFAALYYKRDRRQELRCRRLSPPGGSGSGVPGGGPLLPATSRELPPEEELVSLQLKRGGGVGADPAEALRPACPPDYTLALRRAPDDVPLLAPGALTLLPSGLGPPPPPPPPSLHPFGPFPAPPPTATSHNNTLPHPHSTTRV, from the exons ATGTGGCTCCTGGTGCTGTGtctggtggggctggtgggggctCAACGGGGGGGAGGGGGTCCAGGCGGCAGCGCCCCCGGCAGCCTGGGCCTAGGGAGCCTCGGGGAGGAACGCTTCCCAGTGGTGAACACGGCCTACGGGCGAGTGCGCGGTGTGCGGCGCGAGCTCAACAACGAGATCCTGGGCCCCGTCGTGCAGTTCTTGGGCGTGCCCTACGCCACGCCACCCCTGGGCGCCCGCCGCTTCCAGCCACCCGAGGCCCCTGCCTCGTGGCCCGGCGTGCGCAACGCCACCACCCTGCCGCCCGCCTGCCCGCAGAATCTGCACGGGGCACTGCCCGCCATCATGCTGCCTGTGTGGTTCACCGACAACTTGGAGGCAGCCGCCACTTATGTGCAGAACCAGAGTGAAGACTGCCTGTACCTCAACCTCTACGTGCCCACTGAGGACG ATATCCGGGACTCTGGGAAGAAGCCTGTGATGCTGTTTCTGCATGGCGGCTCCTACATGGAGGGCACCGGGAACATGTTCGATGGGTCTGTCCTGGCCGCCTACGGCAACGTCATTGTAGCCACACTCAACTACCGGCTTGGGGTGCTCG ccccctttcttcctctacCTCCAGGTTTTCTCAGCACCGGAGACCAGGCTGCAAAAGGCAACTATGGACTCCTGGACCAGATCCAGGCCCTACGCTGGCTCAGTGAAAACATTGCCCACTTTGGGGGCGACCCCGAGCGCATCACCATCTTTGGGTCCGGGGCAGGGGCCTCCTGCGTCAACCTTCTGATCCTCTCCCACCATTCAGAAG GGCTATTCCAGAAGGCCATTGCCCAGAGTGGCACTGCCATTTCCAGCTGGTCTGTCAACTATCAGCCGCTCAAGTACACGCGACTGCTGGCAGCTAAGGTGGGCTGTGACCGGGAGGACAGTGCTGAAGCTGTGGAGTGTCTGCGCCGGAAGCCCTCCCGGGAGCTAGTGGACCAGGATGTACAGCCGGCCCG CTACCACATCGCCTTTGGGCCCGTGGTGGACGGTGACGTCGTCCCTGATGACCCTGAGATCCTCATGCAGCAAGGAGAATTCCTCAATTACGATATGCTCATTGGTGTCAACCAAGGAGAGGGCCTCAAGTTTGTGGAGGACTCAGCAGAGAGCGAGGATGGTGTGTCCGCCAGCGCCTTCGACTTCACAGTCTCCAACTTTGTGGACAACCTGTATGGCTACCCGGAGGGCAAGGATGTGCTGAGGGAGACCATCAAGTTTATGTACACAGACTGGGCCGACCGGGACAATGGCGAGATGCGGCGTAAGACCCTGCTGGCGCTCTTTACTGACCACCAGTGGGTGGCACCAGCCGTGGCCACCGCCAAGCTGCACGCCGACTATCAGTCCCCTGTCTACTTTTACACCTTCTACCACCACTGCCAGGCTGAGGGCCGGCCCGAGTGGGCAGATGCAGCACACGGGGATGAGCTCCCCTATGTCTTTGGTGTGCCCATGGTGGGTGCCACCGACCTCTTCCCCTGCAACTTCTCTAAGAATGATGTCATGCTCAGCGCTGTGGTCATGACCTACTGGACCAACTTCGCCAAGACTGG CGACCCCAACCAGCCGGTGCCACAGGACACCAAGTTCATCCACACCAAGCCCAACCGCTTCGAGGAGGTGGTGTGGAGCAAGTTCAACAGCAAGGAGAAGCAGTACCTGCACATTGGCTTGAAGCCACGCGTGCGTGACAACTACCGTGCCAACAAGGTGGCTTTCTGGCTGGAGCTCGTGCCCCATCTGCACAACCTACACACAGAGGTCTTCACTACCACCACACGCCTGCCGCCCTACGCCACACGCTGGCCACCTCGCCCACCCCCTGGCGCCCCTGGAACACGCCGGCCCCCGCCACCTGCCACCCTGCCACCAGAACCCGAACCTGAGCCAGGCCCCCGGGCCTATGACCGCTTCCCCGGGGACTCCCGGGACTATTCCACAGAGCTGAGCGTCACTGTGGCTGTGGGcgcctccctcctcttcctcaacATCCTTGCCTTTGCCGCTCTCTACTACAAGCGGGACCGGCGGCAGGAGCTGCGATGCAGGAGGCTCAGCCCCCCAGGTGGCTCAGGCTCTGGTGTGCCTGGTGGGGGACCCCTGCTCCCCGCCACCAGCCGAGAGCTGCCACCAGAAGAAGAGCTGGTGTCACTGCAGCTGAAGCGAGGTGGTGGTGTCGGGGCGGACCCTGCTGAGGCCCTGCGCCCTGCCTGCCCACCCGACTACACCCTGGCCCTGCGCCGGGCACCGGACGATGTGCCTCTCTTGGCCCCCGGGGCCCTGACCCTGCTGCCCAGTGGCCTGGGGCCACCACCTCCTCCACcgcccccctccctccatccctttgGGCCCTTCCCCGCTCCTC
- the NLGN2 gene encoding neuroligin-2 isoform X2, with product MWLLVLCLVGLVGAQRGGGGPGGSAPGSLGLGSLGEERFPVVNTAYGRVRGVRRELNNEILGPVVQFLGVPYATPPLGARRFQPPEAPASWPGVRNATTLPPACPQNLHGALPAIMLPVWFTDNLEAAATYVQNQSEDCLYLNLYVPTEDGPLTKKRDEATLNPPDTDIRDSGKKPVMLFLHGGSYMEGTGNMFDGSVLAAYGNVIVATLNYRLGVLGFLSTGDQAAKGNYGLLDQIQALRWLSENIAHFGGDPERITIFGSGAGASCVNLLILSHHSEGLFQKAIAQSGTAISSWSVNYQPLKYTRLLAAKVGCDREDSAEAVECLRRKPSRELVDQDVQPARYHIAFGPVVDGDVVPDDPEILMQQGEFLNYDMLIGVNQGEGLKFVEDSAESEDGVSASAFDFTVSNFVDNLYGYPEGKDVLRETIKFMYTDWADRDNGEMRRKTLLALFTDHQWVAPAVATAKLHADYQSPVYFYTFYHHCQAEGRPEWADAAHGDELPYVFGVPMVGATDLFPCNFSKNDVMLSAVVMTYWTNFAKTGDPNQPVPQDTKFIHTKPNRFEEVVWSKFNSKEKQYLHIGLKPRVRDNYRANKVAFWLELVPHLHNLHTEVFTTTTRLPPYATRWPPRPPPGAPGTRRPPPPATLPPEPEPEPGPRAYDRFPGDSRDYSTELSVTVAVGASLLFLNILAFAALYYKRDRRQELRCRRLSPPGGSGSGVPGGGPLLPATSRELPPEEELVSLQLKRGGGVGADPAEALRPACPPDYTLALRRAPDDVPLLAPGALTLLPSGLGPPPPPPPPSLHPFGPFPAPPPTATSHNNTLPHPHSTTRV from the exons ATGTGGCTCCTGGTGCTGTGtctggtggggctggtgggggctCAACGGGGGGGAGGGGGTCCAGGCGGCAGCGCCCCCGGCAGCCTGGGCCTAGGGAGCCTCGGGGAGGAACGCTTCCCAGTGGTGAACACGGCCTACGGGCGAGTGCGCGGTGTGCGGCGCGAGCTCAACAACGAGATCCTGGGCCCCGTCGTGCAGTTCTTGGGCGTGCCCTACGCCACGCCACCCCTGGGCGCCCGCCGCTTCCAGCCACCCGAGGCCCCTGCCTCGTGGCCCGGCGTGCGCAACGCCACCACCCTGCCGCCCGCCTGCCCGCAGAATCTGCACGGGGCACTGCCCGCCATCATGCTGCCTGTGTGGTTCACCGACAACTTGGAGGCAGCCGCCACTTATGTGCAGAACCAGAGTGAAGACTGCCTGTACCTCAACCTCTACGTGCCCACTGAGGACG GTCCGCTCACAAAAAAACGTGACGAGGCGACGCTCAATCCGCCAGACACAG ATATCCGGGACTCTGGGAAGAAGCCTGTGATGCTGTTTCTGCATGGCGGCTCCTACATGGAGGGCACCGGGAACATGTTCGATGGGTCTGTCCTGGCCGCCTACGGCAACGTCATTGTAGCCACACTCAACTACCGGCTTGGGGTGCTCG GTTTTCTCAGCACCGGAGACCAGGCTGCAAAAGGCAACTATGGACTCCTGGACCAGATCCAGGCCCTACGCTGGCTCAGTGAAAACATTGCCCACTTTGGGGGCGACCCCGAGCGCATCACCATCTTTGGGTCCGGGGCAGGGGCCTCCTGCGTCAACCTTCTGATCCTCTCCCACCATTCAGAAG GGCTATTCCAGAAGGCCATTGCCCAGAGTGGCACTGCCATTTCCAGCTGGTCTGTCAACTATCAGCCGCTCAAGTACACGCGACTGCTGGCAGCTAAGGTGGGCTGTGACCGGGAGGACAGTGCTGAAGCTGTGGAGTGTCTGCGCCGGAAGCCCTCCCGGGAGCTAGTGGACCAGGATGTACAGCCGGCCCG CTACCACATCGCCTTTGGGCCCGTGGTGGACGGTGACGTCGTCCCTGATGACCCTGAGATCCTCATGCAGCAAGGAGAATTCCTCAATTACGATATGCTCATTGGTGTCAACCAAGGAGAGGGCCTCAAGTTTGTGGAGGACTCAGCAGAGAGCGAGGATGGTGTGTCCGCCAGCGCCTTCGACTTCACAGTCTCCAACTTTGTGGACAACCTGTATGGCTACCCGGAGGGCAAGGATGTGCTGAGGGAGACCATCAAGTTTATGTACACAGACTGGGCCGACCGGGACAATGGCGAGATGCGGCGTAAGACCCTGCTGGCGCTCTTTACTGACCACCAGTGGGTGGCACCAGCCGTGGCCACCGCCAAGCTGCACGCCGACTATCAGTCCCCTGTCTACTTTTACACCTTCTACCACCACTGCCAGGCTGAGGGCCGGCCCGAGTGGGCAGATGCAGCACACGGGGATGAGCTCCCCTATGTCTTTGGTGTGCCCATGGTGGGTGCCACCGACCTCTTCCCCTGCAACTTCTCTAAGAATGATGTCATGCTCAGCGCTGTGGTCATGACCTACTGGACCAACTTCGCCAAGACTGG CGACCCCAACCAGCCGGTGCCACAGGACACCAAGTTCATCCACACCAAGCCCAACCGCTTCGAGGAGGTGGTGTGGAGCAAGTTCAACAGCAAGGAGAAGCAGTACCTGCACATTGGCTTGAAGCCACGCGTGCGTGACAACTACCGTGCCAACAAGGTGGCTTTCTGGCTGGAGCTCGTGCCCCATCTGCACAACCTACACACAGAGGTCTTCACTACCACCACACGCCTGCCGCCCTACGCCACACGCTGGCCACCTCGCCCACCCCCTGGCGCCCCTGGAACACGCCGGCCCCCGCCACCTGCCACCCTGCCACCAGAACCCGAACCTGAGCCAGGCCCCCGGGCCTATGACCGCTTCCCCGGGGACTCCCGGGACTATTCCACAGAGCTGAGCGTCACTGTGGCTGTGGGcgcctccctcctcttcctcaacATCCTTGCCTTTGCCGCTCTCTACTACAAGCGGGACCGGCGGCAGGAGCTGCGATGCAGGAGGCTCAGCCCCCCAGGTGGCTCAGGCTCTGGTGTGCCTGGTGGGGGACCCCTGCTCCCCGCCACCAGCCGAGAGCTGCCACCAGAAGAAGAGCTGGTGTCACTGCAGCTGAAGCGAGGTGGTGGTGTCGGGGCGGACCCTGCTGAGGCCCTGCGCCCTGCCTGCCCACCCGACTACACCCTGGCCCTGCGCCGGGCACCGGACGATGTGCCTCTCTTGGCCCCCGGGGCCCTGACCCTGCTGCCCAGTGGCCTGGGGCCACCACCTCCTCCACcgcccccctccctccatccctttgGGCCCTTCCCCGCTCCTC
- the NLGN2 gene encoding neuroligin-2 isoform X1, producing the protein MWLLVLCLVGLVGAQRGGGGPGGSAPGSLGLGSLGEERFPVVNTAYGRVRGVRRELNNEILGPVVQFLGVPYATPPLGARRFQPPEAPASWPGVRNATTLPPACPQNLHGALPAIMLPVWFTDNLEAAATYVQNQSEDCLYLNLYVPTEDGPLTKKRDEATLNPPDTDIRDSGKKPVMLFLHGGSYMEGTGNMFDGSVLAAYGNVIVATLNYRLGVLAPFLPLPPGFLSTGDQAAKGNYGLLDQIQALRWLSENIAHFGGDPERITIFGSGAGASCVNLLILSHHSEGLFQKAIAQSGTAISSWSVNYQPLKYTRLLAAKVGCDREDSAEAVECLRRKPSRELVDQDVQPARYHIAFGPVVDGDVVPDDPEILMQQGEFLNYDMLIGVNQGEGLKFVEDSAESEDGVSASAFDFTVSNFVDNLYGYPEGKDVLRETIKFMYTDWADRDNGEMRRKTLLALFTDHQWVAPAVATAKLHADYQSPVYFYTFYHHCQAEGRPEWADAAHGDELPYVFGVPMVGATDLFPCNFSKNDVMLSAVVMTYWTNFAKTGDPNQPVPQDTKFIHTKPNRFEEVVWSKFNSKEKQYLHIGLKPRVRDNYRANKVAFWLELVPHLHNLHTEVFTTTTRLPPYATRWPPRPPPGAPGTRRPPPPATLPPEPEPEPGPRAYDRFPGDSRDYSTELSVTVAVGASLLFLNILAFAALYYKRDRRQELRCRRLSPPGGSGSGVPGGGPLLPATSRELPPEEELVSLQLKRGGGVGADPAEALRPACPPDYTLALRRAPDDVPLLAPGALTLLPSGLGPPPPPPPPSLHPFGPFPAPPPTATSHNNTLPHPHSTTRV; encoded by the exons ATGTGGCTCCTGGTGCTGTGtctggtggggctggtgggggctCAACGGGGGGGAGGGGGTCCAGGCGGCAGCGCCCCCGGCAGCCTGGGCCTAGGGAGCCTCGGGGAGGAACGCTTCCCAGTGGTGAACACGGCCTACGGGCGAGTGCGCGGTGTGCGGCGCGAGCTCAACAACGAGATCCTGGGCCCCGTCGTGCAGTTCTTGGGCGTGCCCTACGCCACGCCACCCCTGGGCGCCCGCCGCTTCCAGCCACCCGAGGCCCCTGCCTCGTGGCCCGGCGTGCGCAACGCCACCACCCTGCCGCCCGCCTGCCCGCAGAATCTGCACGGGGCACTGCCCGCCATCATGCTGCCTGTGTGGTTCACCGACAACTTGGAGGCAGCCGCCACTTATGTGCAGAACCAGAGTGAAGACTGCCTGTACCTCAACCTCTACGTGCCCACTGAGGACG GTCCGCTCACAAAAAAACGTGACGAGGCGACGCTCAATCCGCCAGACACAG ATATCCGGGACTCTGGGAAGAAGCCTGTGATGCTGTTTCTGCATGGCGGCTCCTACATGGAGGGCACCGGGAACATGTTCGATGGGTCTGTCCTGGCCGCCTACGGCAACGTCATTGTAGCCACACTCAACTACCGGCTTGGGGTGCTCG ccccctttcttcctctacCTCCAGGTTTTCTCAGCACCGGAGACCAGGCTGCAAAAGGCAACTATGGACTCCTGGACCAGATCCAGGCCCTACGCTGGCTCAGTGAAAACATTGCCCACTTTGGGGGCGACCCCGAGCGCATCACCATCTTTGGGTCCGGGGCAGGGGCCTCCTGCGTCAACCTTCTGATCCTCTCCCACCATTCAGAAG GGCTATTCCAGAAGGCCATTGCCCAGAGTGGCACTGCCATTTCCAGCTGGTCTGTCAACTATCAGCCGCTCAAGTACACGCGACTGCTGGCAGCTAAGGTGGGCTGTGACCGGGAGGACAGTGCTGAAGCTGTGGAGTGTCTGCGCCGGAAGCCCTCCCGGGAGCTAGTGGACCAGGATGTACAGCCGGCCCG CTACCACATCGCCTTTGGGCCCGTGGTGGACGGTGACGTCGTCCCTGATGACCCTGAGATCCTCATGCAGCAAGGAGAATTCCTCAATTACGATATGCTCATTGGTGTCAACCAAGGAGAGGGCCTCAAGTTTGTGGAGGACTCAGCAGAGAGCGAGGATGGTGTGTCCGCCAGCGCCTTCGACTTCACAGTCTCCAACTTTGTGGACAACCTGTATGGCTACCCGGAGGGCAAGGATGTGCTGAGGGAGACCATCAAGTTTATGTACACAGACTGGGCCGACCGGGACAATGGCGAGATGCGGCGTAAGACCCTGCTGGCGCTCTTTACTGACCACCAGTGGGTGGCACCAGCCGTGGCCACCGCCAAGCTGCACGCCGACTATCAGTCCCCTGTCTACTTTTACACCTTCTACCACCACTGCCAGGCTGAGGGCCGGCCCGAGTGGGCAGATGCAGCACACGGGGATGAGCTCCCCTATGTCTTTGGTGTGCCCATGGTGGGTGCCACCGACCTCTTCCCCTGCAACTTCTCTAAGAATGATGTCATGCTCAGCGCTGTGGTCATGACCTACTGGACCAACTTCGCCAAGACTGG CGACCCCAACCAGCCGGTGCCACAGGACACCAAGTTCATCCACACCAAGCCCAACCGCTTCGAGGAGGTGGTGTGGAGCAAGTTCAACAGCAAGGAGAAGCAGTACCTGCACATTGGCTTGAAGCCACGCGTGCGTGACAACTACCGTGCCAACAAGGTGGCTTTCTGGCTGGAGCTCGTGCCCCATCTGCACAACCTACACACAGAGGTCTTCACTACCACCACACGCCTGCCGCCCTACGCCACACGCTGGCCACCTCGCCCACCCCCTGGCGCCCCTGGAACACGCCGGCCCCCGCCACCTGCCACCCTGCCACCAGAACCCGAACCTGAGCCAGGCCCCCGGGCCTATGACCGCTTCCCCGGGGACTCCCGGGACTATTCCACAGAGCTGAGCGTCACTGTGGCTGTGGGcgcctccctcctcttcctcaacATCCTTGCCTTTGCCGCTCTCTACTACAAGCGGGACCGGCGGCAGGAGCTGCGATGCAGGAGGCTCAGCCCCCCAGGTGGCTCAGGCTCTGGTGTGCCTGGTGGGGGACCCCTGCTCCCCGCCACCAGCCGAGAGCTGCCACCAGAAGAAGAGCTGGTGTCACTGCAGCTGAAGCGAGGTGGTGGTGTCGGGGCGGACCCTGCTGAGGCCCTGCGCCCTGCCTGCCCACCCGACTACACCCTGGCCCTGCGCCGGGCACCGGACGATGTGCCTCTCTTGGCCCCCGGGGCCCTGACCCTGCTGCCCAGTGGCCTGGGGCCACCACCTCCTCCACcgcccccctccctccatccctttgGGCCCTTCCCCGCTCCTC